A single region of the Pyricularia oryzae 70-15 chromosome 4, whole genome shotgun sequence genome encodes:
- a CDS encoding cysteine synthase, translating to MFRHGIRRFTTSSIRAAVAAAAEPTQHTINVSRAQGVAKGLTGAIGNTPLIRLNKLSEETGCEILGKAEFMNPGGSVKDRAALYVVKDAEERGLLRPGGTVVEGTAGNTGIGLAHVCRSKGYKLVIYMPNTQSQGKIDLLRLLGAEVYPVPAVAFDNPQNYNHQARRHAERLDNAVWTNQFDNTANRRAHIETTGPEIWAQTDGKVDAFTCATGTAGTLAGVTRFLKDASGGRVKSFLADPPGSVLHSYIVSGGKLIERTGSSITEGIGQGRITDNLQPDLALLDGALHISDEKSIEMVYRCLDEEGLYLGASSSLNVVAAKEVAEKLGKGHTVVTMLCDGAYRYADRLFSRKWLEDKKLLSAIPKHLEKYIVLP from the exons ATGTTTCGCCACGGAATCCGTAGGTTTACAACAAGCTCGATACGGGCGGCAGTTGCAGCGGCCGCCGAGCCGACACAGCATACCATCAATGTGTCGAGGGCACAAGGCGTAGCAAAGGGCTTGACAGGAG CCATCGGCAACACCCCCCTGATCAGGCTAAACAAGCTGTCCGAAGAGACCGGCTGTGAGATCCTGGGCAAGGCCGAGTTTATGAACCCTGGAGGTTCGGTAAAGGACCGTGCGGCTCTGTACGTGGTCAAGGATGCCGAGGAGCGCGGCCTGCTGCGGCCCGGAGGCACCGTGGTCGAGGGCACGGCCGGTAACACTGGCATCGGGCTGGCGCACGTGTGCCGCTCCAAGGGCTACAAGCTCGTCATCTACATGCCCAACACGCAGTCGCAGGGCAAGATCGACCTGCTCCGCCTGCTGGGCGCCGAGGTCTACCCGGTTCCCGCCGTGGCCTTTGACAACCCGCAAAACTACAACCACCAGGCCCGCCGCCacgccgagcgcctcgacaACGCCGTCTGGACCAACCAGTTCGACAACACGGCCAATCGCCGGGCCCACATCGAGACCACCGGCCCGGAAATCTGGGCCCAGACCGACGGCAAGGTCGACGCATTCACCTGCGCCACGGGCACCGCCGGGACACTGGCCGGTGTTACGCGGTTCCTCAAGGATGCGAGCGGCGGCCGCGTCAAGTCCTTTCTGGCCGACCCGCCGGGATCCGTGCTGCACAGCTACATTGTGAGCGGCGGCAAGCTCATCGAGCGGACCGGATCGAGCATCACCGAGGGCATCGGCCAGGGGCGCATCACCGACAACCTGCAGCCGGACCTGGCGCTGCTCGACGGCGCGCTGCACATTAGCGATGAGAAGAGCATAGAGATGGTCTACCGCTGCCTCGACGAGGAGGGCCTGTACCTGggcgcgtcgtcgtcgctcaACGTCGTCGCCGCCAAGGAGGTCGCCGAGAAGCTGGGCAAGGGCCACACCGTCGTCACCATGTTGTGCGACGGAGCCTACAGGTACGCCGACCGCCTGTTTTCGAGAAAGTGGCTGGAGGACAAGAAGCTGCTCTCGGCGATACCAAAGCACTTGGAGAAGTACATTGTTCTGCCTTGA